In a genomic window of Desulforegulaceae bacterium:
- the cmoA gene encoding carboxy-S-adenosyl-L-methionine synthase CmoA translates to MKDKVFSKEKNWPNPFEFNETIAVCFDDMVKRSVPLYNESINLQTELASRFYTKGSVIYDLGCSNGNFGINFLDKIKDKSFSMTAVDNSKPMIELFLKRLDSRPDSSRIKLINDNVENIKIENASVVVMNLTLQFIEKSLRKQLIEKIYKGLNPGGIFLLTEKVLNENQRFLENETKIYYDFKKKNGYSELEISRKREALDNVLVPETTIEHINRLKKAGFSYVDIYLKWFQFTSFIAGKEK, encoded by the coding sequence ATGAAAGATAAGGTGTTTTCAAAAGAAAAAAACTGGCCCAATCCCTTTGAATTTAATGAAACAATAGCTGTATGTTTTGATGATATGGTCAAAAGGTCGGTGCCTTTATATAATGAATCAATAAACCTTCAAACTGAGCTTGCATCAAGGTTTTATACAAAGGGCAGTGTGATTTATGACCTTGGATGTTCAAATGGAAACTTTGGAATAAATTTTTTAGACAAAATAAAAGACAAAAGTTTTTCAATGACTGCTGTTGACAATTCAAAACCCATGATAGAACTTTTTTTAAAAAGACTTGATTCAAGACCAGACAGCTCAAGAATAAAATTAATTAATGATAATGTGGAAAATATAAAAATTGAAAACGCCTCTGTTGTTGTTATGAATCTTACCTTGCAGTTTATTGAAAAGTCTTTGCGAAAACAATTAATAGAAAAAATATATAAAGGTCTTAATCCAGGCGGCATTTTTCTTTTAACAGAAAAGGTATTAAATGAAAATCAAAGGTTTTTGGAAAATGAAACTAAAATTTATTATGATTTTAAAAAGAAAAACGGATATTCTGAACTTGAAATAAGCAGAAAAAGGGAAGCCCTTGATAATGTGCTTGTTCCTGAAACAACAATTGAACATATAAATAGATTAAAAAAAGCTGGATTTTCCTATGTTGACATTTATTTAAAATGGTTTCAATTCACTTCTTTTATTGCAGGAAAAGAAAAATAA
- a CDS encoding mechanosensitive ion channel gives MSIKNKDSHLFKTLELWDFVELGIIIVLSILIVAALQHGLRWLSGRLHGQKKLTLLAIVPFVRLFVIIVSIMIIVPLVIEPSFQNMAALLGTVGLALGFALKDYASSLIAGIVAVGERNYRNGDWIRVGDIYGEVYHVGMRTVEVITPDDDRVLIPHSMLWNISVINSNNGEPRLLCVADFYLEPDHDSRKVVEILEDLALTSAYLYFNSPIKVVLKEKPWGTHYRLKAYPVSVTQQFGFVSDLTMRGKSSLSEQGFKFAFVSPIISET, from the coding sequence GTGTCAATTAAAAACAAAGATTCACATCTTTTTAAAACTCTGGAGCTTTGGGATTTTGTTGAACTTGGAATAATAATTGTTTTGTCAATCTTAATTGTGGCAGCTCTTCAGCACGGACTTAGATGGCTGAGCGGGCGGCTTCACGGCCAAAAAAAACTGACCCTTCTTGCTATTGTGCCTTTTGTAAGGCTTTTTGTAATTATTGTTTCAATAATGATTATAGTGCCTCTTGTGATAGAACCTTCCTTTCAGAACATGGCAGCGCTTCTTGGTACTGTTGGTCTTGCTCTTGGTTTTGCTTTGAAAGATTATGCAAGCAGTCTTATTGCAGGAATAGTTGCAGTGGGCGAAAGAAATTATAGAAATGGCGACTGGATAAGAGTAGGGGATATCTATGGAGAGGTTTATCACGTTGGAATGAGAACAGTTGAAGTTATAACTCCTGATGATGACAGAGTGCTTATTCCCCATTCCATGCTCTGGAATATTTCTGTTATAAATTCCAACAATGGAGAACCAAGGCTTTTGTGTGTGGCAGACTTTTATCTTGAACCTGATCATGACAGCAGAAAAGTGGTTGAAATTTTAGAAGATCTTGCTTTAACCAGTGCTTATTTATATTTTAACTCTCCAATCAAGGTTGTGTTAAAAGAAAAACCTTGGGGAACCCATTATAGACTCAAGGCATATCCTGTGAGCGTAACCCAGCAATTTGGTTTTGTTTCAGATCTTACAATGCGTGGGAAATCATCTCTTAGTGAGCAGGGGTTTAAATTTGCATTTGTTTCTCCTATTATTTCGGAAACATAA
- a CDS encoding SLC13 family permease, protein MALIVFIGGWLSADLVGLLVLSTLTLLGFLTPDEALAGFSSPAVVTVWAMFILSAGLNRTGIAHRLGQPLQRFAKGSEMTLVVVLMATASIFSALINTTTVAAVLLPTVMDLARRSGRPPSRLLMPFSLGCLLGGPFTGISTSTNILATDVLSSAGFTTFKIFDFTPITAAIVMAGILFVALIGRFLLPSGSGKTLENKNLSSEDPYGLDKHLFTTLIRPGSKLAGRTLVESRCGSALSITIVALKRKGVLILAPRPTEILQVGDKLIFHGQTDRVKQMNGSEHLKIEPMDQASNIICQQMVVADCRVSEDSSLLGATLFESGLRREHHVHVLTLHNSEGKLVKDALRHPFAPGDRLLLQGEKKALEEFFNKDLVTGPKFIDQSEVDNLTGGHGQILPVRIPSGSGLLDRSLLETRLGNVFGLTVAGILRDEALICMPSPQEKIQANDLLLMQGSPQDLEILEGLQDLVIYEKSAGLLAELESQQVGVTEVLLSPRTTLAGQTLGDLLFREHYGVSVLAILRKGKVFRTRLQEMPLKFGDALLVYGQREKLHAVARDPDFLVLDTSAVKVPRLEKAGFAAVIMVLVIASAILGLLPISIAAVAGASLMILSGALSMQEAYRAIEWRVVFLMASMLPLGVAIQKTGAAQMGADFLITMVGDLGPRWVVAAFFFVTVIAVQAIPPSALVVLMAPVALSVAASLGISPQLLIMTVAIAVSASFASPVSHAAHMLVMGPGGYKFIDYIKVGAPLTIIVFGVSVWLLPIFWPPY, encoded by the coding sequence ATGGCCCTGATCGTGTTTATCGGAGGATGGCTATCAGCGGATCTTGTGGGGCTGCTTGTTCTTTCCACACTGACCCTGCTGGGATTTTTGACTCCAGATGAAGCTCTGGCCGGGTTCAGCAGTCCGGCGGTGGTTACTGTGTGGGCTATGTTCATCCTTTCTGCAGGACTAAACCGTACAGGCATAGCCCATAGACTTGGACAGCCTCTTCAGCGTTTTGCTAAAGGCAGTGAGATGACGCTTGTGGTCGTCTTGATGGCCACGGCCAGCATTTTTTCGGCCCTGATTAATACCACAACAGTTGCAGCTGTTCTTTTACCCACCGTCATGGATCTTGCCCGGCGCAGCGGCAGGCCTCCCTCACGGCTTTTGATGCCTTTTTCTTTAGGCTGCCTTCTTGGCGGGCCATTTACCGGAATTTCAACCTCTACCAATATCCTGGCAACTGATGTTTTAAGCAGTGCAGGTTTTACAACTTTTAAAATTTTTGATTTTACACCGATTACCGCGGCAATTGTGATGGCAGGCATTCTCTTTGTGGCCTTGATTGGGCGTTTTTTGTTGCCATCTGGAAGTGGAAAAACATTAGAGAATAAAAACCTTTCAAGCGAAGACCCCTACGGGCTTGACAAGCATCTTTTCACCACTCTGATTCGTCCAGGATCAAAGCTTGCGGGTCGCACCCTGGTTGAGAGCAGGTGCGGTTCAGCTCTTTCCATCACAATTGTGGCGCTGAAGCGTAAAGGAGTACTAATTCTTGCCCCCCGTCCCACGGAAATTCTTCAGGTGGGTGACAAACTTATTTTCCACGGCCAGACTGATCGTGTAAAACAAATGAACGGCAGTGAGCATCTTAAAATAGAACCAATGGATCAAGCCAGTAATATAATTTGTCAACAAATGGTGGTTGCCGATTGTCGGGTCTCTGAAGATTCTTCTCTTTTAGGGGCTACGCTTTTTGAAAGTGGATTACGGCGTGAACACCATGTTCATGTATTAACTTTGCATAATTCTGAGGGCAAGCTTGTCAAAGATGCCTTACGCCATCCTTTTGCTCCTGGTGATCGTTTACTGCTCCAGGGTGAAAAAAAAGCTCTAGAAGAATTTTTTAACAAAGATTTAGTAACTGGGCCTAAGTTTATCGATCAAAGTGAGGTGGATAATTTAACAGGTGGCCATGGCCAAATTTTGCCCGTGCGTATTCCTTCAGGTTCGGGGCTTTTGGATCGCAGTCTGCTTGAAACCCGTCTGGGTAATGTTTTTGGTCTTACCGTTGCAGGAATCCTTAGGGACGAAGCCTTGATTTGTATGCCGTCTCCCCAGGAAAAAATCCAGGCAAATGATCTATTACTCATGCAAGGCTCTCCACAAGACCTTGAAATCCTTGAGGGGCTTCAGGATCTTGTGATTTATGAAAAATCTGCCGGCCTTTTAGCCGAGTTGGAGTCCCAGCAGGTTGGTGTTACCGAAGTATTACTTTCACCTAGAACCACCCTTGCAGGCCAAACCCTGGGGGATCTTTTGTTCCGGGAACATTATGGGGTCAGCGTACTTGCGATTTTACGCAAGGGCAAAGTCTTTAGAACCCGTTTACAGGAAATGCCCCTCAAGTTTGGGGATGCCCTGCTTGTTTATGGACAAAGGGAAAAACTGCACGCCGTGGCAAGGGATCCTGATTTTCTTGTACTGGATACCTCTGCTGTCAAGGTTCCCCGTCTGGAAAAAGCAGGTTTTGCAGCTGTTATTATGGTTTTAGTTATTGCCAGTGCCATCCTTGGTTTGCTTCCTATTTCCATTGCCGCAGTTGCCGGAGCCTCTCTTATGATTTTGTCCGGAGCATTAAGCATGCAAGAAGCTTATCGAGCCATTGAGTGGAGAGTTGTTTTTCTCATGGCCAGTATGCTTCCCCTGGGGGTTGCCATCCAAAAAACAGGAGCTGCTCAAATGGGGGCTGATTTTTTAATCACCATGGTAGGTGATCTTGGACCCCGCTGGGTGGTTGCTGCCTTTTTCTTTGTTACCGTTATAGCGGTTCAGGCTATTCCTCCGTCCGCTCTTGTTGTGCTCATGGCTCCTGTAGCCCTGAGCGTTGCTGCAAGCTTGGGGATTTCCCCTCAGCTCCTAATAATGACCGTTGCCATAGCCGTTTCTGCCAGCTTTGCAAGTCCTGTTTCCCATGCCGCCCATATGCTTGTCATGGGACCTGGCGGGTATAAATTCATTGATTATATCAAAGTGGGAGCACCCCTTACTATAATAGTTTTTGGAGTTTCAGTTTGGCTGCTTCCTATTTTCTGGCCACCTTATTAG
- a CDS encoding YccF domain-containing protein, which translates to MRTLGNILWHFPFLGFLSALGTFLLGVILLITIIGAPLGLGLIQLSKFLLCPFSNSMISKKDLKVEQNKLWQSFGFIVRILYFPFGLILAVVTILQIAGLFITIIGIPVALVLAKSLGTYFNPVNKVCVPKEVADEIEVRKAKKQTEKYLD; encoded by the coding sequence ATGAGAACTTTGGGTAATATTTTATGGCATTTTCCGTTTTTAGGGTTTTTATCTGCCTTAGGGACATTTTTACTTGGTGTGATTTTACTAATAACAATAATTGGAGCACCCCTTGGATTAGGTTTGATTCAATTATCAAAGTTTTTATTGTGCCCGTTTTCAAACTCAATGATTAGTAAAAAAGATTTGAAAGTAGAACAAAACAAATTATGGCAAAGTTTTGGGTTCATTGTCAGGATTCTTTATTTTCCTTTTGGCTTAATTTTAGCTGTTGTAACAATTTTACAGATTGCCGGATTGTTTATAACAATAATTGGAATTCCTGTTGCTTTGGTTTTAGCAAAATCACTGGGCACTTATTTTAATCCTGTAAATAAAGTTTGTGTTCCAAAAGAAGTTGCTGATGAAATAGAAGTACGTAAAGCAAAAAAACAGACTGAAAAATATTTAGATTAA
- a CDS encoding RecQ family ATP-dependent DNA helicase has protein sequence MKKQAEIYLKQVLNNKDAFFRDGQWESIEKLLDKNRVLVVQRTGWGKSMVYFLATKLLREKGYGATLLISPLLSLMRNQLEAAQRIGLTAQTINSTNIDQWNQIENKLRLNKVDLLLISPERLGNADFRQNVLANIAENIGLFVIDEAHCISDWGHDFRPDYRRIIRVLKAIPSNVPILATTATANNRVVNDIQLQLGENITLQKGSLVRKSLKLQNIKMPSPSARMAWLAQNIPNLPGSGIVYTLTQRDAERVSKWLKLNKISAEAYHSAVGKKEDSCITREELEQKLLNNKIKVLVATIALGMGFDKPDLGFVIHFQRPASVVHYYQQVGRAGRAVDQAYGILLCGKEDDHIANYFMQTAFPPQQHISKILNALDQSDNGLSVPEIQSALNLRKGQIDKTLKFLTIESPSPITKIGRKWNATVAAASYQADQEYINAITNIRLEEQKQMQDYMNYSGCLMKFLQTALDDPSPNPCGKCKNCAPSLLLNETYDNELAKKAALFLRRSYQPLKPRKQWPVSNIFSLSPLSGYKIPKKQQAKKGRALSIWRDAGWGKLVAHDKYEANKFSDELVTACVEMLKNWSPNPFPKWVTCIPSLINPDLVPDFAEKLAETLNLPFIQCIEKIRVNKEQKEMQNSYQQVKNLDGVFKITNQCLTDECLLVDDIIESGWTFTVAAALLSQAGCSLVYPMALALNSPRMD, from the coding sequence ATGAAAAAACAGGCAGAAATATACTTAAAGCAGGTCTTAAACAATAAAGACGCTTTTTTTCGTGATGGACAATGGGAAAGTATAGAAAAGCTGTTGGATAAAAATCGTGTCCTTGTTGTTCAGCGTACTGGCTGGGGTAAAAGTATGGTTTATTTTCTAGCAACAAAATTACTAAGAGAAAAAGGATATGGTGCAACACTTTTAATTTCTCCCCTGCTCTCATTAATGAGAAACCAGCTGGAAGCTGCCCAAAGAATTGGCCTAACAGCCCAAACTATAAACAGTACCAATATCGACCAATGGAATCAGATTGAAAATAAACTCAGACTAAATAAAGTGGATCTCCTGTTAATTTCACCTGAACGCTTGGGAAATGCGGATTTTCGTCAGAATGTTTTAGCAAATATTGCTGAAAATATAGGACTTTTTGTTATAGATGAAGCCCATTGTATTTCAGACTGGGGACATGATTTCAGACCGGATTATCGCCGTATAATAAGAGTACTTAAGGCTATCCCCTCTAACGTACCGATTTTAGCAACCACAGCTACAGCAAACAACAGAGTTGTAAATGATATTCAATTGCAATTGGGCGAAAATATAACTCTTCAAAAAGGTTCTTTGGTTCGCAAAAGTTTAAAACTTCAAAATATAAAAATGCCAAGTCCTTCAGCTAGAATGGCTTGGTTAGCTCAAAACATTCCAAATCTGCCTGGAAGCGGTATAGTTTATACATTAACACAACGTGATGCCGAAAGAGTCAGCAAATGGCTTAAACTGAATAAAATTTCTGCAGAAGCTTATCATTCAGCAGTTGGGAAAAAAGAAGACAGCTGTATAACCAGAGAAGAGCTTGAACAAAAACTTTTAAACAATAAAATCAAAGTATTGGTTGCAACTATAGCTCTTGGTATGGGTTTTGATAAACCTGACCTTGGTTTTGTTATTCATTTTCAGCGTCCAGCTTCGGTTGTGCATTATTATCAGCAGGTCGGCCGTGCTGGTCGTGCTGTTGATCAAGCTTATGGAATCCTTCTTTGTGGAAAAGAAGATGATCATATTGCAAATTATTTTATGCAAACTGCCTTTCCACCTCAACAGCATATTTCAAAAATCCTAAATGCTTTGGATCAATCTGACAATGGACTTTCTGTACCTGAAATCCAAAGTGCTTTGAATCTGCGTAAAGGACAGATAGATAAAACCTTGAAATTTTTAACTATTGAATCTCCATCGCCAATTACAAAAATTGGCAGAAAATGGAATGCAACTGTAGCTGCAGCTTCCTATCAGGCGGATCAAGAATATATAAATGCCATTACCAATATAAGGCTTGAAGAACAAAAGCAGATGCAAGACTATATGAATTATTCTGGTTGTTTAATGAAATTTTTACAAACTGCTCTTGATGATCCATCACCAAACCCTTGTGGAAAATGCAAAAACTGTGCGCCAAGTTTATTGTTAAATGAAACTTATGACAATGAGCTGGCAAAAAAAGCAGCTTTATTTCTTCGCAGAAGCTATCAGCCCCTTAAACCAAGAAAGCAATGGCCTGTTTCAAATATTTTTTCTTTATCTCCTTTAAGCGGATATAAAATCCCAAAAAAACAACAGGCTAAAAAAGGCCGTGCATTAAGCATTTGGCGTGATGCGGGCTGGGGAAAACTGGTTGCTCATGACAAATATGAAGCAAACAAATTTTCAGATGAACTTGTAACTGCCTGTGTGGAAATGCTTAAGAACTGGTCTCCTAATCCCTTTCCTAAATGGGTTACCTGTATTCCATCCCTTATTAATCCTGATTTAGTACCAGATTTTGCAGAAAAATTGGCTGAAACTTTAAATTTGCCGTTTATTCAATGTATTGAAAAAATCAGGGTAAACAAAGAACAAAAAGAAATGCAAAACAGTTACCAGCAAGTAAAAAACCTTGATGGAGTATTTAAGATTACAAATCAATGCCTGACAGATGAATGTTTACTAGTTGATGATATAATTGAGTCAGGATGGACTTTCACAGTAGCTGCCGCCCTCTTGAGCCAAGCCGGCTGTTCTTTGGTATATCCCATGGCCCTGGCCTTAAATTCACCAAGGATGGATTAA
- a CDS encoding cache domain-containing protein, with amino-acid sequence MNKIITKILISIMLCSIIVAVSIGSLSVLQTSKIIYQETSDKFHYISANYANEFSAKLKKTEGYVDVLESDVGSSFDPSQFVSNQNYQNEYMKRMNDLLKRIGDQNIGIQGIYVIINPELTGQVFESWYINDGKGHFIYQESEDISAFFPANEDMRWYYDAINNTEGVWIPPYIDATINLKMISYTKAIYKNGLLVGVVGIDLSFEDIEKTISNMKLYDSGYAFLINKDLTILVHPFLQIDRSILNLKDKDLNSIVESMEKNKSDVIEYVYMGKKKIMGFSKLSNGWILGVSTVISDIIKPINHLEKSIAVSIIILLIITGIIGLFISKSITKPISRLRDLAVLISQGQHEIKLDLNSNNEIGDLSKSISIMTKKLVISHEELKKSEELFKLIIGHTSALVSIHDSNAYYIFASPSFEKLGYKPEELIGQSGFKMMIKEDAELLLKSLDKAKQGKISNALLNYRIKDKKGQTHYFRGSFDAVFKADGSMEKIVSVGEDITELKKAQSEKETAFSLAAEREKLALVGQVAGKMAHDFNNILGIIMGNAELSLINCKDAKIKKKLELIFEQTLRGKNLTRNLVAFAKDQEPKQEFFSINEKIELVITLMKKDLEGIKVEREYRHDLPEVLADPGMIEHAIVNLVQNSIHAISLVKYPKIIFRTYQQNEQIFIEIEDNGCGIPQKFLGEIFEPSFTLKGSKDLYSMYKQDIRGTGYGMSNVKKYIEQHKGDISFFSELQKGSKVIISLPVIKKELTTREIEKVKKEKTFSGKYILLVEDELSISDIYSRILTDEPWNHKVDIARNGQAAMDLLNGNQYDLISLDYFIPGKFNGMDVYHHIRKTNKTIPILFVSGNIEFIESIKELKQNDANICHLSKPCMNIDYVNAVNKLFANLVG; translated from the coding sequence ATGAATAAGATCATTACCAAAATCCTCATATCTATAATGCTTTGTTCAATTATTGTCGCTGTCTCAATAGGCAGTTTAAGTGTATTGCAAACATCAAAAATCATCTATCAAGAAACAAGTGATAAATTCCATTATATATCAGCAAACTATGCAAACGAATTCAGTGCAAAACTTAAAAAAACAGAAGGATATGTTGATGTACTTGAATCTGATGTGGGCTCCTCTTTTGATCCAAGTCAGTTTGTAAGCAACCAGAATTATCAAAATGAGTATATGAAACGAATGAATGATTTGCTCAAAAGAATAGGTGATCAAAATATAGGCATTCAGGGAATTTATGTTATCATCAATCCTGAATTAACCGGTCAGGTTTTTGAGTCCTGGTATATTAATGATGGAAAAGGGCATTTCATTTATCAGGAATCTGAAGATATCTCCGCCTTTTTTCCTGCCAATGAAGATATGAGATGGTATTATGATGCTATTAACAATACAGAAGGTGTTTGGATTCCCCCATATATTGACGCAACCATCAATTTAAAAATGATCTCATATACAAAAGCCATTTATAAAAATGGTTTGTTGGTTGGCGTTGTAGGAATAGACCTTAGTTTTGAAGATATTGAAAAAACAATAAGTAATATGAAACTGTACGACTCCGGCTACGCTTTCCTGATCAACAAGGATTTAACTATTCTTGTTCACCCTTTCCTTCAAATAGATAGATCTATACTAAATTTAAAAGATAAAGATTTGAATAGTATTGTAGAATCTATGGAAAAAAACAAATCAGATGTTATTGAATATGTTTACATGGGTAAAAAAAAGATAATGGGATTTTCAAAGCTTTCAAATGGCTGGATACTAGGTGTTTCAACGGTTATCTCTGATATCATAAAGCCTATTAATCACTTGGAAAAGAGCATAGCAGTCAGTATTATAATCCTATTAATTATCACAGGCATTATTGGTCTGTTTATTTCCAAATCTATTACTAAGCCGATCAGCCGCTTAAGAGATCTGGCCGTTTTAATAAGCCAGGGACAGCACGAGATTAAACTTGATTTGAATTCAAACAATGAAATTGGAGATCTATCAAAAAGTATCAGTATAATGACAAAAAAATTGGTCATCTCCCATGAAGAATTGAAAAAAAGTGAAGAACTCTTTAAACTTATCATTGGACATACCAGTGCACTTGTTTCCATTCATGATTCAAATGCTTATTATATCTTTGCAAGCCCATCCTTTGAAAAACTAGGATATAAACCTGAAGAGCTTATTGGGCAATCCGGTTTTAAAATGATGATAAAAGAAGATGCTGAGCTTTTGTTGAAGAGTTTGGATAAAGCCAAGCAGGGGAAAATTTCAAACGCCCTGCTAAATTACAGGATCAAAGATAAAAAAGGCCAAACTCACTATTTCAGAGGTTCATTTGATGCTGTTTTTAAAGCAGATGGTTCAATGGAAAAAATTGTTTCTGTTGGAGAAGATATTACTGAATTAAAAAAGGCACAGTCTGAAAAAGAAACCGCATTTTCCCTGGCAGCTGAAAGGGAAAAGCTTGCATTGGTTGGTCAGGTTGCCGGAAAAATGGCCCATGATTTTAATAATATTTTAGGCATTATTATGGGTAATGCAGAACTTTCACTTATTAATTGTAAAGATGCTAAAATAAAAAAGAAACTGGAATTAATTTTTGAGCAGACTCTTCGTGGTAAAAATTTAACAAGAAATCTTGTAGCCTTTGCTAAAGATCAGGAACCCAAACAAGAATTCTTTTCAATTAATGAAAAAATAGAACTTGTTATAACCCTGATGAAAAAAGATTTGGAAGGCATCAAGGTAGAAAGGGAATACAGACATGATTTACCAGAAGTCCTGGCTGATCCCGGAATGATCGAACATGCAATTGTAAATCTTGTACAAAATTCAATTCATGCTATAAGCCTTGTTAAATATCCAAAAATTATTTTTCGGACCTATCAGCAAAATGAACAAATCTTTATTGAAATTGAAGATAACGGATGTGGTATTCCCCAGAAATTTCTTGGGGAAATTTTTGAACCTTCTTTTACATTGAAAGGCAGTAAAGATCTATACTCTATGTATAAACAAGACATTAGGGGGACTGGTTATGGAATGTCCAATGTAAAAAAATATATTGAACAGCATAAAGGTGATATTTCATTTTTTTCGGAGCTTCAAAAGGGTTCAAAAGTTATCATAAGCTTGCCTGTGATAAAAAAAGAACTAACAACCAGAGAAATAGAAAAAGTTAAAAAAGAAAAAACTTTTTCTGGAAAATACATTCTGCTTGTTGAGGACGAACTGTCTATTTCAGACATTTATTCCAGGATACTGACAGATGAGCCCTGGAATCATAAAGTAGATATTGCCAGAAATGGTCAGGCTGCAATGGATTTGTTGAATGGGAATCAATATGATTTAATAAGCTTGGATTACTTTATCCCCGGAAAATTCAATGGTATGGATGTATATCATCATATCCGTAAAACAAATAAAACCATCCCAATATTATTTGTTTCCGGCAATATAGAATTTATAGAATCAATAAAAGAGCTTAAACAAAATGATGCCAATATCTGTCATTTATCAAAACCGTGTATGAATATTGATTATGTGAATGCCGTGAATAAATTATTTGCAAATCTGGTTGGCTGA
- a CDS encoding DNA-processing protein DprA: MNNFLTEDTKAIILLCCIFGKTPPEKSLTQTEYTKIVRWLISAKMRPGNLLEKESINKAAKGTGIDKQRLETLMGRGVQLGFAVEEWQRNGIWVISRSDKDYPSNYKKHLKDKAPPLLFGVGNPCLLKGGGLGIVGSRNVDKEGESFTRRVAEICAYNKMPVVSGGARGVDQISMRAALDSGGITIGIIAENLFKKSLERYARNSINSGHLLLISPYHPDAHFTVGNAMGRNKLIYAMADYGLVVSSDYKKGGTWAGATEELKIENHKPVFVRIGQNVPQGNLKLLETGAVKWPDTIDKNNLNKQLADLGSNNKSNPIRKNQTCFNFKKNQV; the protein is encoded by the coding sequence ATGAATAATTTTTTAACAGAAGACACAAAAGCAATTATCCTGCTTTGCTGTATTTTTGGGAAAACCCCCCCAGAAAAATCTTTAACCCAGACAGAATACACAAAAATTGTAAGATGGCTGATAAGTGCTAAGATGCGTCCAGGTAATTTATTGGAAAAAGAATCAATTAATAAAGCAGCCAAGGGAACTGGTATTGATAAACAACGCTTGGAAACTCTTATGGGTAGAGGGGTTCAGCTTGGATTTGCAGTTGAAGAGTGGCAAAGAAACGGAATCTGGGTGATAAGCAGAAGTGATAAAGATTACCCATCTAATTACAAAAAACACCTTAAAGATAAAGCCCCCCCATTATTATTTGGAGTAGGAAACCCTTGTCTTTTAAAAGGCGGAGGACTTGGAATTGTTGGTTCCAGAAATGTGGATAAAGAAGGTGAAAGTTTTACCCGCCGGGTTGCAGAAATTTGTGCTTATAATAAAATGCCGGTTGTTTCCGGAGGAGCCCGGGGAGTTGATCAAATTTCAATGAGAGCAGCTCTTGATTCAGGCGGGATTACTATAGGAATAATCGCTGAAAATCTATTTAAAAAAAGCCTAGAACGCTATGCTCGAAATTCAATTAATTCAGGACATTTGCTTTTGATTTCACCCTATCACCCTGATGCTCATTTTACAGTGGGCAATGCCATGGGTAGAAACAAATTAATTTATGCCATGGCCGACTATGGACTGGTTGTAAGTTCTGATTATAAAAAAGGAGGCACCTGGGCAGGGGCCACAGAAGAATTAAAAATAGAAAATCACAAACCTGTTTTTGTCAGAATTGGACAAAATGTCCCCCAGGGAAACTTAAAACTTCTGGAAACAGGTGCTGTTAAATGGCCTGATACCATTGATAAAAACAATTTGAATAAGCAGCTTGCTGATCTGGGAAGCAATAACAAGTCAAACCCGATTAGAAAAAATCAGACTTGTTTTAATTTTAAAAAGAATCAGGTATAA